In Candidatus Binatia bacterium, the following proteins share a genomic window:
- a CDS encoding hydrolase has product MVIIDVGRFGAFVLDLDGVITRTASIHARAWKQLFDQFLAQRAAQSATPFLPFDPEIDYRR; this is encoded by the coding sequence ATGGTCATCATCGATGTCGGACGTTTCGGCGCCTTCGTCCTCGACTTGGACGGGGTGATCACGCGCACGGCTTCCATCCACGCCCGTGCTTGGAAACAGCTGTTTGACCAATTCCTCGCCCAGCGAGCAGCGCAGAGCGCGACGCCGTTCCTCCCCTTCGATCCCGAGATCGATTATCGCCGCTA